From a region of the Canis lupus dingo isolate Sandy chromosome 5, ASM325472v2, whole genome shotgun sequence genome:
- the ROBO3 gene encoding roundabout homolog 3 isoform X1, with protein MLRYLLKTLLQMNLFADSLAGDISNSSDLLFGFNSSVAALNHSLLPPGDPSFNASRVEPEDAMPRIVEQPPDLLVSRGEPATLPCRAEGRPRPNIEWYKNGARVATAREDPRAHRLLLPSGALFFPRIVHGRRARPDEGVYTCVARNYLGAAASRNASLEVAVLRDDFRQSPGNVVVAVGEPAVMECVPPRGHPEPSVSWKKDSARLREEEGRITIRGGKLMMSHTLKSDAGMYVCVASNMAGERESGAAELVVLERPSFLRRPVNQVVLADAPVDFPCEVQGDPPPRLRWRKEDGELPTGRYEIRSDHSLWIGRVTAADEGTYTCVAENSVGRAEASGSLSVHVPPQLVTQPQDQMAAPGESVAFQCETKGNPPPAIFWQKEGSQVLLFPSQPLQPKGRFSVSPRGQLNITDVQSGDAGYYVCQAVSVAGSVLAKALLEVKRASSLDGLPPIILQGPANQTLALGSPVWLPCRVTGNPQPSVRWKKDGQWLQGDDLQLNLMANGTLYIASVQEMDLGFYSCVAKSSMGEATWSSWLRRREDWGVSPEPPTEPSTPPGPPSQPVVTEITKNSITLTWKPNPQAGATVTSYVIEAFSQAAGNTWRTVADGVQLETHTVSGLQPNTIYLFLVRAVGAWGLSEPSPVSEPIRTQDSNPSRPVEDPWRGQRGLAEVAVHVQEPVVLGLRTLQVSWTVDGPVQLVQGFRVSWRVAGPDGGSWTVLDLQSPSQQSTVLRGLPPGTQIQIKVQAQGQEGLGPESPFVTRSIPEEAPSGPPQGVTVALGGEGNSSVTVSWEPPLPSQQNGVIKEYQIWCLGNESRFHLNRSAAGWARSAVLRGLLPGLLYRTRVAAATSAGVGVASVPVSVQLRESRAGRGRAGPGHRGSGRAWSRAHGPGPLTPLAPTASPPESEPGLEVRPGLAERLARVLRAPAFLAGSGAACGALLLALCAVLYRRRRQRKELSHYTASFAYTPAVSFPHSEGLSGASSRPPMGLGPAPYPWLADSWPHPSRSPSAPEPRGSCCPSNPDPDDRYYNEAGISLYLAQTARGTAAPTDGPVYSTIDPAGEELQTFHGGFPPNPSGDPGAWSQYAPPEWSQGDSGARGGKVKLLGKAVQMPSLNWPEALPPPPPSCELSCLEGPEEDLEGSSEPEEWCPPMSERSHLTEPSSTGGCLVPPSQGEAPSPTSSYGQQSTATLTPSPPDPPQPPTDIPHLHQMPRRVPLGPSSPLSVSQPTLSSHEGRPAGLGAGPTASHHLNPSPVPSTASSAPGRTRQVPGEMTPPLQGPRARIRKPKAVPYRREHSPGGLSPDLPPPPLPPPEEETSWALGLRAAGSMSSLERERERSGERMVQAGLLGAQRGPHLDEEAWLPYSRPSFLSRGQGPNTCSTAGSNSSRGSGSSRGSRGPGRSRSRSRSQSQRPGQKCGEVRAREPR; from the exons ATGCTGCGCTACCTGCTGAAGACACTGCTGCAGATGAACTTGTTCGCGGACTCCCTGGCGGGGGACATCTCCAACTCCAGCGACCTGCTCTTCGGCTTCAACTCCTCGGTGGCGGCGCTCAACCACAGCCTGCTGCCCCCCGGCGACCCCTCTTTCAACG CGTCAAGGGTCGAGCCGGAGGACGCGATGCCGCGCATCGTGGAGCAGCCGCCAGATCTGCTGGTGTCCCGGGGCGAGCCGGCCACGCTGCCCTGCCGCGCCGAGGGCCGGCCCCGGCCCAACATCGAGTGGTACAAGAACGGGGCGCGGGTGGCCACTGCGCGCGAGGACCCGCGCGCGCACCGCCTGCTGCTGCCCAGCGGCGCCCTCTTCTTCCCCCGCATCGTGCACGGGCGCCGCGCGCGCCCCGACGAGGGTGTCTACACTTGCGTGGCGCGCAACTACCTGGGGGCAGCGGCCAGCAGAAATGCCTCGCTGGAAGTGGCGG TCCTCCGTGATGATTTCCGGCAGTCTCCTGGAAacgtggtggtggcagtgggcgAGCCAGCGGTGATGGAATGCGTTCCCCCCCGTGGCCACCCGGAGCCTTCCGTGTCCTGGAAGAAGGACAGTGCAAGactcagagaggaggagggaaggatcACG ATTCGTGGAGGGAAGCTGATGATGTCACATACACTCAAGAGTGATGCGGGGATGTATGTGTGCGTGGCCTCCAACATGGCAGGAGAACGGGAGAGTGGGGCAGCTGAACTTGTGGTACTGG AGCGACCCTCATTCCTGCGTAGACCAGTCAACCAGGTGGTCCTGGCAGATGCCCCCGTGGATTTCCCATGTGAGGTGCAGGGAGATCCCCCACCCCGTCTACGCTGGCGCAAGGAGGATGGGGAACTGCCCACCGGCAG GTATGAGATCCGGAGTGACCACAGCCTTTGGATCGGCCGCGTGACTGCCGCCGACGAGGGGACCTACACCTGTGTGGCTGAGAACAGCGTGGGCCGCGCCGAAGCATCTGGCTCCCTCAGTGTTCACG TCCCACCCCAGCTGGTGACCCAGCCGCAGGACCAGATGGCAGCTCCTGGAGAGAGTGTGGCTTTCCAATGCGAGACCAAAGGAAACCCCCCACCTGCCATCTTCTGGCAGAAGGAGGGAAGTCAG GTTCTACTTTTCCCCAGCCAGCCGCTTCAGCCCAAGGGgcgcttctctgtgtctcccagaggCCAGCTCAACATTACGGATGTGCAGAGCGGGGATGCTGGCTACTACGTGTGTCAGGCCGTTAGTGTGGCCGGGAGCGTCCTGGCTAAGGCCCTGCTGGAGGTAAAAAGAG cctcctccttggATGGGCTGCCTCCTATCATCCTCCAGGGACCAGCCAATCAGACGCTGGCACTTGGCTCCCCTGTGTGGCTGCCATGCAGAGTGACCGGGAACCCTCAACCGAGTGTCCGATGGAAGAAGGATGGGCAGTGGCTGCAGGGGGACGACCTCCAGCTCAACCTAATGGCCAATGGTACGCTGTACATCGCCAGCGTGCAG GAGATGGACCTGGGTTTCTACAGCTGTGTGGCCAAGAGTTCCATGGGGGAGGCCACATGGAGCAGCTGGCTTAGGAGGCGGG AAGATTGGGGAGTATCACCAGAGCCCCCTACAGAACCCAGTACCCCTCCAGGGCCTCCCTCTCAGCCAGTGGTCACTGAGATCACCAAGAACAGCATTACCCTGACCTGGAAGCCCAACCCGCAGGCGGGGGCCACAGTCACCTCTTATGTGATAGAGGCCTTCAG CCAAGCAGCTGGCAACACGTGGCGGACAGTGGCAGATGGTGTGCAGCTGGAGACACACACGGTCAGTGGTCTGCAGCCCAACACCATCTATCTGTTTCTGGTGCGAGCTGTGGGAGCCTGGGGCCTCAGTGAGCCCAGCCCCGTCTCTGAGCCCATCCGCACCCAGG ACAGCAACCCATCCAGGCCAGTGGAGGACCCATGGAGAGGCCAGCGGGGGCTGGCTGAAGTGGCTGTGCATGTGCAGGAGCCCGTAGTCCTTGGGCTCCGGACCTTGCAGGTGTCCTGGACT GTAGATGGCCCAGTCCAGCTGGTGCAAGGTTTCCGGGTGTCTTGGAGGGTAGCAGGTCCTGATGGGGGAAGCTGGACAGTACTGGACCTACAGTCCCCAAGCCAGCAAAGTACTGTGCTAAGAGGACTCCCCCCAGGGACCCAAATTCAGATCAAAGTGCAAGCCCaaggccaggaggggctggggcctgaAAGTCCCTTTGTGACCAGGAGCATTCCGGAGGAAG CCCCCAGTGGCCCCCCCCAGGGAGTGACAGTGGCCTTGGGGGGTGAAGGCAACAGCAGTGTCACGGTGTCCTGggaacctcccctcccctcccagcaaaATGGGGTGATCAAGGAATACCAG ATCTGGTGCCTGGGCAATGAGAGCCGCTTCCACCTCAACCGGTCTGCGGCAGGCTGGGCACGCTCCGCCGTGCTCCGGGGACTGCTGCCCGGCCTTCTCTACCGGACCCGGGTCGCGGCGGCCACCAGCGCCGGCGTGGGCGTGGCCAGCGTCCCGGTGTCGGTGCAGCTGCGTGAGTCCCGAGCTGGGAgagggcgggccgggccggggcacCGGGGGTCTGGGCGCGCCTGGTCCCGGGCCCACGGCCCCGGCCCGCTCACCCCTCTGGCCCCCACAGCCTCCCCGCCGGAGTCGGAGCCCGGGCTCGAGGTGCGCCCGGGGCTGGCGGAGCGCCTGGCCAGGGTGCTGCGGGCGCCTGCCTTCCTGGCGGGCAGCGGGGCCGCCTGCGGGGCGCTGCTGCTCGCGCTCTGCGCCGTCCTCTACCGGCGCCGGAGGCAGCGCAAGGAGCTCAGTCACTACACGG CCTCCTTTGCCTACACACCGGCAG TGTCCTTCCCACACTCAGAGGGCCTCTCTGGAGCCAGTTCCAG GCCACCCATgggcctcggccccgccccctacCCTTGGCTGGCCGACTCGTGGCCCCACCCATCTCGAAGCCCCTcagccccggagcccaggggGAGCTGCTGCCCCAGCAATCCTGACCCAGACGACAGATATTACAATG aAGCAGGGATCTCCCTGTACCTGGCTCAGACGGCCCGAGGCACTGCCGCCCCTACAGATGGTCCTGTCTACAGCACCATTGACCCAGCTGGGGAGGAGCTGCAGACCTTCCACGGGGGGTTCCCCCCAAATCCCTCGGGGGACCCAGGCGCCTGGAGCCAATATGCTCCTCCAGAATGGAGCCAGGGGGACAGTG GAGCCAGGGGAGGCAAAGTAAAGCTTCTGGGAAAAGCTGTGCAGATGCCCTCTCTCAACTGGCCGGAAGCCCTGCCACCACCTCCCCCTTCCTGTGAACTGAGCTGCCTAGAGGGGCCTGAGGAAGATCTGGAAGGCAG CTCAGAGCCAGAAGAGTGGTGCCCACCAATGTCTGAGAGGAGCCATCTGACAGAGCCCAGCTCCACTGGAGGGTGCTTGGTCCCTCCATCCCAAGGGGAAGCCCCCTCTCCCACATCTTCCTATGGACAGCAGTCCACAGCTACTCTTACCCCCTCACCTCCtgaccctccccagccccccactgACATCCCCCATCTCCACCAGATGCCCAG GAGGGTGCCCCTGGGGCCAAGTTCCCCTCTCAGTGTATCCCAGCCCACTCTGAGTAGCCATGAAGGGAGGCCTGCTGGCCTGGGTGCTGGCCCCACAGCCTCCCATCACCTCAACCCCAGTCCTGTCCCTAGTACAGCCAGCAGTGCCCCAG GGAGAACCCGGCAGGTGCCTGGGGAGATGACCCCTCCGCTTCAAGGGCCCCGTGCCCGAATCCGGAAGCCCAAGGCTGTTCCCTACCGGCGGGAGCACAGTCCTGGCG GTCTCTCCCCAGATTTGCCCCCACCACCCTTGCCGCCACCAGAGGAAGAGACGAGCTGGGCCTTAGGGCTGAGAGCAGCAGGCAGCATGTCCTCCCTGGAACGAGAGCGGGAGCGCAGTGGGGAGAGAATGGTGCAGGCTGGGCTCCTGGGGGCCCAGCGGGGTCCCCACCTGGATG AAGAGGCCTGGCTCCCTTACAGCCGACCGAGCTTCCTGTCCCGGGGCCAGGGGCCCAACACCTGTTCCACAGCCGGCAGCAACTCTTCGAGAGGCTCTGGCAGCTCTCGAGGCTCCCGGGGACCTGgacggagccggagccggagccggagccagagccagaggccAGGACAGAAATGTGGAGAGGTGCGGGCTAGG gAACCAAGATGA
- the ROBO3 gene encoding roundabout homolog 3 isoform X2, with translation MLRYLLKTLLQMNLFADSLAGDISNSSDLLFGFNSSVAALNHSLLPPGDPSFNASRVEPEDAMPRIVEQPPDLLVSRGEPATLPCRAEGRPRPNIEWYKNGARVATAREDPRAHRLLLPSGALFFPRIVHGRRARPDEGVYTCVARNYLGAAASRNASLEVAVLRDDFRQSPGNVVVAVGEPAVMECVPPRGHPEPSVSWKKDSARLREEEGRITIRGGKLMMSHTLKSDAGMYVCVASNMAGERESGAAELVVLERPSFLRRPVNQVVLADAPVDFPCEVQGDPPPRLRWRKEDGELPTGRYEIRSDHSLWIGRVTAADEGTYTCVAENSVGRAEASGSLSVHVPPQLVTQPQDQMAAPGESVAFQCETKGNPPPAIFWQKEGSQVLLFPSQPLQPKGRFSVSPRGQLNITDVQSGDAGYYVCQAVSVAGSVLAKALLEVKRASSLDGLPPIILQGPANQTLALGSPVWLPCRVTGNPQPSVRWKKDGQWLQGDDLQLNLMANGTLYIASVQEMDLGFYSCVAKSSMGEATWSSWLRRRDWGVSPEPPTEPSTPPGPPSQPVVTEITKNSITLTWKPNPQAGATVTSYVIEAFSQAAGNTWRTVADGVQLETHTVSGLQPNTIYLFLVRAVGAWGLSEPSPVSEPIRTQDSNPSRPVEDPWRGQRGLAEVAVHVQEPVVLGLRTLQVSWTVDGPVQLVQGFRVSWRVAGPDGGSWTVLDLQSPSQQSTVLRGLPPGTQIQIKVQAQGQEGLGPESPFVTRSIPEEAPSGPPQGVTVALGGEGNSSVTVSWEPPLPSQQNGVIKEYQIWCLGNESRFHLNRSAAGWARSAVLRGLLPGLLYRTRVAAATSAGVGVASVPVSVQLRESRAGRGRAGPGHRGSGRAWSRAHGPGPLTPLAPTASPPESEPGLEVRPGLAERLARVLRAPAFLAGSGAACGALLLALCAVLYRRRRQRKELSHYTASFAYTPAVSFPHSEGLSGASSRPPMGLGPAPYPWLADSWPHPSRSPSAPEPRGSCCPSNPDPDDRYYNEAGISLYLAQTARGTAAPTDGPVYSTIDPAGEELQTFHGGFPPNPSGDPGAWSQYAPPEWSQGDSGARGGKVKLLGKAVQMPSLNWPEALPPPPPSCELSCLEGPEEDLEGSSEPEEWCPPMSERSHLTEPSSTGGCLVPPSQGEAPSPTSSYGQQSTATLTPSPPDPPQPPTDIPHLHQMPRRVPLGPSSPLSVSQPTLSSHEGRPAGLGAGPTASHHLNPSPVPSTASSAPGRTRQVPGEMTPPLQGPRARIRKPKAVPYRREHSPGGLSPDLPPPPLPPPEEETSWALGLRAAGSMSSLERERERSGERMVQAGLLGAQRGPHLDEEAWLPYSRPSFLSRGQGPNTCSTAGSNSSRGSGSSRGSRGPGRSRSRSRSQSQRPGQKCGEVRAREPR, from the exons ATGCTGCGCTACCTGCTGAAGACACTGCTGCAGATGAACTTGTTCGCGGACTCCCTGGCGGGGGACATCTCCAACTCCAGCGACCTGCTCTTCGGCTTCAACTCCTCGGTGGCGGCGCTCAACCACAGCCTGCTGCCCCCCGGCGACCCCTCTTTCAACG CGTCAAGGGTCGAGCCGGAGGACGCGATGCCGCGCATCGTGGAGCAGCCGCCAGATCTGCTGGTGTCCCGGGGCGAGCCGGCCACGCTGCCCTGCCGCGCCGAGGGCCGGCCCCGGCCCAACATCGAGTGGTACAAGAACGGGGCGCGGGTGGCCACTGCGCGCGAGGACCCGCGCGCGCACCGCCTGCTGCTGCCCAGCGGCGCCCTCTTCTTCCCCCGCATCGTGCACGGGCGCCGCGCGCGCCCCGACGAGGGTGTCTACACTTGCGTGGCGCGCAACTACCTGGGGGCAGCGGCCAGCAGAAATGCCTCGCTGGAAGTGGCGG TCCTCCGTGATGATTTCCGGCAGTCTCCTGGAAacgtggtggtggcagtgggcgAGCCAGCGGTGATGGAATGCGTTCCCCCCCGTGGCCACCCGGAGCCTTCCGTGTCCTGGAAGAAGGACAGTGCAAGactcagagaggaggagggaaggatcACG ATTCGTGGAGGGAAGCTGATGATGTCACATACACTCAAGAGTGATGCGGGGATGTATGTGTGCGTGGCCTCCAACATGGCAGGAGAACGGGAGAGTGGGGCAGCTGAACTTGTGGTACTGG AGCGACCCTCATTCCTGCGTAGACCAGTCAACCAGGTGGTCCTGGCAGATGCCCCCGTGGATTTCCCATGTGAGGTGCAGGGAGATCCCCCACCCCGTCTACGCTGGCGCAAGGAGGATGGGGAACTGCCCACCGGCAG GTATGAGATCCGGAGTGACCACAGCCTTTGGATCGGCCGCGTGACTGCCGCCGACGAGGGGACCTACACCTGTGTGGCTGAGAACAGCGTGGGCCGCGCCGAAGCATCTGGCTCCCTCAGTGTTCACG TCCCACCCCAGCTGGTGACCCAGCCGCAGGACCAGATGGCAGCTCCTGGAGAGAGTGTGGCTTTCCAATGCGAGACCAAAGGAAACCCCCCACCTGCCATCTTCTGGCAGAAGGAGGGAAGTCAG GTTCTACTTTTCCCCAGCCAGCCGCTTCAGCCCAAGGGgcgcttctctgtgtctcccagaggCCAGCTCAACATTACGGATGTGCAGAGCGGGGATGCTGGCTACTACGTGTGTCAGGCCGTTAGTGTGGCCGGGAGCGTCCTGGCTAAGGCCCTGCTGGAGGTAAAAAGAG cctcctccttggATGGGCTGCCTCCTATCATCCTCCAGGGACCAGCCAATCAGACGCTGGCACTTGGCTCCCCTGTGTGGCTGCCATGCAGAGTGACCGGGAACCCTCAACCGAGTGTCCGATGGAAGAAGGATGGGCAGTGGCTGCAGGGGGACGACCTCCAGCTCAACCTAATGGCCAATGGTACGCTGTACATCGCCAGCGTGCAG GAGATGGACCTGGGTTTCTACAGCTGTGTGGCCAAGAGTTCCATGGGGGAGGCCACATGGAGCAGCTGGCTTAGGAGGCGGG ATTGGGGAGTATCACCAGAGCCCCCTACAGAACCCAGTACCCCTCCAGGGCCTCCCTCTCAGCCAGTGGTCACTGAGATCACCAAGAACAGCATTACCCTGACCTGGAAGCCCAACCCGCAGGCGGGGGCCACAGTCACCTCTTATGTGATAGAGGCCTTCAG CCAAGCAGCTGGCAACACGTGGCGGACAGTGGCAGATGGTGTGCAGCTGGAGACACACACGGTCAGTGGTCTGCAGCCCAACACCATCTATCTGTTTCTGGTGCGAGCTGTGGGAGCCTGGGGCCTCAGTGAGCCCAGCCCCGTCTCTGAGCCCATCCGCACCCAGG ACAGCAACCCATCCAGGCCAGTGGAGGACCCATGGAGAGGCCAGCGGGGGCTGGCTGAAGTGGCTGTGCATGTGCAGGAGCCCGTAGTCCTTGGGCTCCGGACCTTGCAGGTGTCCTGGACT GTAGATGGCCCAGTCCAGCTGGTGCAAGGTTTCCGGGTGTCTTGGAGGGTAGCAGGTCCTGATGGGGGAAGCTGGACAGTACTGGACCTACAGTCCCCAAGCCAGCAAAGTACTGTGCTAAGAGGACTCCCCCCAGGGACCCAAATTCAGATCAAAGTGCAAGCCCaaggccaggaggggctggggcctgaAAGTCCCTTTGTGACCAGGAGCATTCCGGAGGAAG CCCCCAGTGGCCCCCCCCAGGGAGTGACAGTGGCCTTGGGGGGTGAAGGCAACAGCAGTGTCACGGTGTCCTGggaacctcccctcccctcccagcaaaATGGGGTGATCAAGGAATACCAG ATCTGGTGCCTGGGCAATGAGAGCCGCTTCCACCTCAACCGGTCTGCGGCAGGCTGGGCACGCTCCGCCGTGCTCCGGGGACTGCTGCCCGGCCTTCTCTACCGGACCCGGGTCGCGGCGGCCACCAGCGCCGGCGTGGGCGTGGCCAGCGTCCCGGTGTCGGTGCAGCTGCGTGAGTCCCGAGCTGGGAgagggcgggccgggccggggcacCGGGGGTCTGGGCGCGCCTGGTCCCGGGCCCACGGCCCCGGCCCGCTCACCCCTCTGGCCCCCACAGCCTCCCCGCCGGAGTCGGAGCCCGGGCTCGAGGTGCGCCCGGGGCTGGCGGAGCGCCTGGCCAGGGTGCTGCGGGCGCCTGCCTTCCTGGCGGGCAGCGGGGCCGCCTGCGGGGCGCTGCTGCTCGCGCTCTGCGCCGTCCTCTACCGGCGCCGGAGGCAGCGCAAGGAGCTCAGTCACTACACGG CCTCCTTTGCCTACACACCGGCAG TGTCCTTCCCACACTCAGAGGGCCTCTCTGGAGCCAGTTCCAG GCCACCCATgggcctcggccccgccccctacCCTTGGCTGGCCGACTCGTGGCCCCACCCATCTCGAAGCCCCTcagccccggagcccaggggGAGCTGCTGCCCCAGCAATCCTGACCCAGACGACAGATATTACAATG aAGCAGGGATCTCCCTGTACCTGGCTCAGACGGCCCGAGGCACTGCCGCCCCTACAGATGGTCCTGTCTACAGCACCATTGACCCAGCTGGGGAGGAGCTGCAGACCTTCCACGGGGGGTTCCCCCCAAATCCCTCGGGGGACCCAGGCGCCTGGAGCCAATATGCTCCTCCAGAATGGAGCCAGGGGGACAGTG GAGCCAGGGGAGGCAAAGTAAAGCTTCTGGGAAAAGCTGTGCAGATGCCCTCTCTCAACTGGCCGGAAGCCCTGCCACCACCTCCCCCTTCCTGTGAACTGAGCTGCCTAGAGGGGCCTGAGGAAGATCTGGAAGGCAG CTCAGAGCCAGAAGAGTGGTGCCCACCAATGTCTGAGAGGAGCCATCTGACAGAGCCCAGCTCCACTGGAGGGTGCTTGGTCCCTCCATCCCAAGGGGAAGCCCCCTCTCCCACATCTTCCTATGGACAGCAGTCCACAGCTACTCTTACCCCCTCACCTCCtgaccctccccagccccccactgACATCCCCCATCTCCACCAGATGCCCAG GAGGGTGCCCCTGGGGCCAAGTTCCCCTCTCAGTGTATCCCAGCCCACTCTGAGTAGCCATGAAGGGAGGCCTGCTGGCCTGGGTGCTGGCCCCACAGCCTCCCATCACCTCAACCCCAGTCCTGTCCCTAGTACAGCCAGCAGTGCCCCAG GGAGAACCCGGCAGGTGCCTGGGGAGATGACCCCTCCGCTTCAAGGGCCCCGTGCCCGAATCCGGAAGCCCAAGGCTGTTCCCTACCGGCGGGAGCACAGTCCTGGCG GTCTCTCCCCAGATTTGCCCCCACCACCCTTGCCGCCACCAGAGGAAGAGACGAGCTGGGCCTTAGGGCTGAGAGCAGCAGGCAGCATGTCCTCCCTGGAACGAGAGCGGGAGCGCAGTGGGGAGAGAATGGTGCAGGCTGGGCTCCTGGGGGCCCAGCGGGGTCCCCACCTGGATG AAGAGGCCTGGCTCCCTTACAGCCGACCGAGCTTCCTGTCCCGGGGCCAGGGGCCCAACACCTGTTCCACAGCCGGCAGCAACTCTTCGAGAGGCTCTGGCAGCTCTCGAGGCTCCCGGGGACCTGgacggagccggagccggagccggagccagagccagaggccAGGACAGAAATGTGGAGAGGTGCGGGCTAGG gAACCAAGATGA